AGCGGGACGGCGTTCGGTGCCATGGCGAAGCCCGGCCAGGCCGACCAGCTGCGCGCTGCGGGCGTCCTCCAAATCCAGTTCACCCGGTACGCCCGCATCAGTGCACACTTTAACACTGCCCCGCTTGAAACGGCCAGGGTGCTACACGCCACATGCACCTCACGCACCGTTGGAACACACCTAATGATTGTTACCTTTGTCGCCATGGATAGACCACGGGCCGGCACATGTACTGTTTTCCATAGACGCGATCGATGCAACGATCGAGATGTCTCATGTCTACGTTCTTGATTCACCGTGTTACTAACTGGTTTTTTCCCCTACTCCCGCATGTGATATACAGCGTGCAGTGCAACTGGGCCGGAGTGAAGCTAACCTTCGTCGTGGACGCCGGCTCGAACCCGAACTACTTCGCCGTGCTCATCCAGTACCAAAACGGCGACGGCGACCTCTCGGCTGTCGACCTCATGCAGAGCGGTGCTGCGGCGGCATGGGCGCCGATGCAGCACTCGTGGGGTGCTGTCTGGAAGCTCGACGCCGGGTCGGCCCTGCAGGCGCCGCTCTCCCTCCGCCTCACGTCCAGCTCCGGCAAGAAGCTCGTCGCCAGCAACGTCATCCCCCTTGGGTGGAAGGCCGGCTCTGCGTACCAGTCGACAGTCAATTACTAATTCTCGTACGAGTTTTCTATGTACTATTGTATGTCAGTATTTGCGTGTCGGTTGCACTGCATGCACGGGATGGTGCAACATGCATGGAACCTATGTagtatgtgtgtgtgcgtgtggtaGTTCGATGTGTAGCGCGCAGCGCTACTACCAAGAACTGAAATAATGGCGAGACGGGCGTTGAGGAGGAGGCGCTGCATGGGTATAGATCTCCCCTGTTGGCCGTTTTATGTGGACGTGTAAAACATGTATGACAGCTCGGTGCACTCCATCAGTGCCTAATACGACGTGCAATATATATGTTAATGCATGCGATGTGCTGCGTACCAGTGTATGTTTAATCTTGTTTATCCATGAATGTTCCTAATCAATATACAGCTCTAGAGTTcggaattttttattttattttctagaactATTTATTTTTCTTAACTAGACATGGAAACTATTGAAAATGCCTGCAATGGTACAAGGCGACAAAAGGGTGCAACAATCAAGTCACATCAGTTTGTATGATCAGTTGGATCAGGATGGGCCGTTTTCTCAGGCTCAAATTAAAAAAATATTGATTAAAACATGTTTTTTAAGTTAATAATGTATTTAAAAAATTCAATGTGTATAAATAAATGTTTCACATGTATATAAAAGTTTACAACGCGTGTTGAGAAAATTAGACAAGTACtggaaaaaggaaagaagaaaaaataataaaagaaaaagaaaatccgAAGAAGACAATGAAAACCATAACTAAAACACacaaaatggaaggaaaagaaaaAACAATGAAAAATAAAGAAACCCGATGAAAGTCGTAatgaaaaacacagaaaaagaaataacaACAAGAATATTGAAAACCGGACCAGTCTAGCTAGTTTTTTTAGGGGTCAAACCAAGCTTTATTCATCATAGTCCAGATGGTGTGGGATACAAAATGGACCGTGGGGCTCGACAAACCATTCATGTCGACACTAATCTAAAGAGTGTGAAAACTTGGCTAACCTATTGGCATCATCATTAGTGGCTCTGCCTTCAAACTTAAGCTAGTAgatagcaaagaagaaaaagaaaccaacTTACAACTCGCTCGCTACTCACGAAGTGAAGAAACAGGGAAGCCCAGCAATGGCGCGATGGAAAAAACCCTTGAGGCCGAACTACCGCAAGACTCGCAAAAGGCGAGAAGTAGCTCCGGCGACGAGAAGGTACTCCATCTCGTAGTAGGCAAGTCGCTTTCTAttgtttttggttttcttttctaTTCAATACATGTCTATTTTTTTCTTACATGTTGGACATTTTTGTATACATATGGAAAAATTAGTTGATAGACCTTGGacatttttgaaatacatgataaACATTATGCCAAATACATAGTATGAACTGTTTTTTAAAGGGCCGAAACATTTTTTTTAAACTACTCGTACATTTTttgcattgtataaacattttccaAATATTTTATGAACATAGTTCTGAAAATGTGAATATTTTTGAAAGTGTGAACATTTTGTTTAAACAACGCGAGCCTATATTTGAATGGTacgaaacatttttttgaattgtgagaacatttttttacattTAATAAGTGATTTAAATAGAAAAATCTTTTTATTTAAAATCTGTAAACATTGGTTAAAtgccgtgaacattttttaatgctTACAATTTTTTTCTAAAAGTTGCGCAAACATTTAACACAACATGAACGTATGCGACATGAATGTTTTTCTAATTTAGACATATATTTTTCTTCATTTCAGAAATGTAAATAAAAGTAATTAAacaatcaaaaaagaaaaaaagaaactagAGGGGGGCTTCCGTATCGCACGAAGTGAGACAAAGCGTTGCCCGCAAGAACCCTATTTTGTCGCTTACTGCATCAAAATGGTGACGGAACGCCTATAGCGATAACTGTTGGAGCGGCATATACAGCACGCGTGGAGCACTATTCTGATTGTcgattttcttctgttttttatcCT
This region of Triticum aestivum cultivar Chinese Spring chromosome 2D, IWGSC CS RefSeq v2.1, whole genome shotgun sequence genomic DNA includes:
- the LOC123049780 gene encoding expansin-B18; translation: MASKLQLLPSFIAIVVLAAVIHPCASVEFHRKLASWSNAGATWYGAANGAGSDGGACGYKGAVDQSPFSSMIAAGGPSLYASGLGCGSCYQVKCTGNAACSSSPVTVVITDQCPGGPCLEEPHFDLSGTAFGAMAKPGQADQLRAAGVLQIQFTRYARISSTFLIHRVTNWFFPLLPHVIYSVQCNWAGVKLTFVVDAGSNPNYFAVLIQYQNGDGDLSAVDLMQSGAAAAWAPMQHSWGAVWKLDAGSALQAPLSLRLTSSSGKKLVASNVIPLGWKAGSAYQSTVNY